From the Micromonospora sediminicola genome, one window contains:
- a CDS encoding NUDIX hydrolase: MPVSPYIARLRRHVGHDLLMLYGVSGVVTDDAGRVLLARRGDNGRWSVPAGTVDPGEQPADALVREVREETGVEVTIERLAGVATHPVVYPNGDACEYLNIWFRCRAVGGTATADGDESLAVAWFAPDALPELDDWSRLRIGTALDDDAPPWYAAPGEQHPALRRPDSL, translated from the coding sequence ATGCCCGTGTCGCCCTACATCGCCCGGCTGCGCCGGCACGTCGGCCACGACCTGCTCATGCTCTACGGGGTCAGCGGCGTGGTGACCGACGACGCGGGGCGGGTGCTGCTGGCCCGCCGAGGGGACAACGGCCGCTGGTCGGTGCCCGCCGGCACCGTGGACCCGGGCGAGCAGCCCGCCGACGCGCTGGTGCGTGAGGTGCGCGAGGAGACCGGCGTCGAGGTGACGATCGAGCGGCTGGCCGGCGTGGCCACCCACCCGGTGGTCTATCCCAACGGCGACGCCTGCGAATACCTCAACATCTGGTTCCGCTGCCGGGCCGTGGGCGGCACCGCCACCGCCGACGGGGACGAGTCCCTGGCGGTGGCCTGGTTCGCCCCGGACGCGCTGCCCGAGCTGGACGACTGGTCGCGGCTGCGGATCGGCACCGCGCTCGACGACGACGCCCCACCCTGGTACGCGGCCCCGGGCGAGCAGCATCCGGCGCTGCGCCGCCCGGACAGCCTCTGA
- a CDS encoding SDR family NAD(P)-dependent oxidoreductase, translating to MSALAGRRVLVTGAHGTFGRRLSAALTDAGAHVVGLDLHADADATPPVLGVDLTDAAATPAAVAAAVDRLGGLDLLVNNAGVGGPAPAELAPDEVVRRQLEVNLLAAWRTTAAAMPALEAARGRVIFVASRMAVLPLPLAAAYGVSKRALVAYADALRHEVGTHVGVSVVYPSMVASPIHDSTVAAGLSLSGVSRPEPVEGVVAAILRAAAARRAPRDVATTRRGRVELALARHAPALADRLVRRTVAGRVAAGDLDGAALAAGMVRRHRQARG from the coding sequence GTGAGCGCGCTCGCCGGGCGGCGGGTGCTGGTCACCGGCGCGCACGGCACGTTCGGCCGGCGCCTGAGCGCCGCGCTGACCGACGCCGGCGCGCACGTGGTCGGCCTGGACCTGCACGCCGACGCCGACGCGACGCCGCCGGTGCTCGGGGTCGACCTGACCGACGCGGCGGCGACGCCGGCCGCGGTGGCCGCCGCCGTCGACCGGCTCGGCGGGCTGGACCTGCTGGTCAACAACGCCGGCGTCGGCGGTCCCGCCCCCGCCGAGCTGGCCCCGGACGAGGTGGTGCGCCGGCAACTGGAGGTGAACCTGCTCGCCGCCTGGCGGACCACGGCCGCGGCGATGCCGGCGCTGGAGGCCGCCCGCGGCCGGGTGATCTTCGTGGCCAGCCGGATGGCGGTGCTGCCGCTGCCCCTCGCCGCCGCGTACGGGGTGAGCAAGCGGGCCCTGGTCGCGTACGCCGACGCGCTGCGCCACGAGGTCGGCACGCACGTCGGGGTCAGCGTCGTCTACCCCAGCATGGTCGCCTCCCCGATCCACGACAGCACCGTCGCCGCCGGACTGTCGCTGAGCGGGGTGTCCCGGCCCGAGCCGGTCGAGGGAGTGGTCGCGGCGATCCTGCGCGCCGCCGCCGCCCGGCGCGCGCCCCGCGACGTGGCCACCACCCGACGCGGCCGGGTCGAGCTGGCGCTGGCCCGGCACGCGCCGGCGCTGGCCGACCGGCTGGTGCGGCGGACCGTCGCCGGGCGCGTCGCCGCCGGTGACCTGGACGGCGCGGCGCTGGCCGCCGGGATGGTGCGGCGGCACCGCCAGGCACGCGGGTAG
- a CDS encoding flavin-containing monooxygenase, with amino-acid sequence MSAPPRVAVVGAGAAGLATLKALGDAGVPAVAFETADTLGGLWVYGAPGSPAYRTLHLNTSRGRTEFADHPMPADWPDYPDHTRVAGYLGDYADRFGLRDAVRLRHTVDRVTAAGDGWRVHATGPDGPVTVDVEAVVVANGHNRVPNRPAPYPGECAAQQMHSHDYRGPEQLAGRRVLVVGGGNSAMDIAVDASYAATRTLLSLRRGVWVVPKYLLGRPSDTLNGALARRLPWRLRQRISQTMLTATVGPPARYGLPAPEHGFLQDHPTLSDTLLSRLTHGDVQARPGIARFAGDRVEFTGGRVDEVDLVIWCTGYRVEVPFLDPALLGDGADRLPLYRHVFHLDAPGLAFVGLMQSTGAAFPLVEAQARLVAARLAGTWAPPERDRQAAACRAELRAATARWGQRRPHMRVDFDAYLAELRRELAAGRRRAGAAR; translated from the coding sequence ATGTCGGCACCACCCCGGGTCGCGGTCGTCGGCGCCGGAGCGGCCGGACTGGCCACGCTCAAGGCGCTCGGCGACGCCGGCGTGCCGGCGGTCGCGTTCGAGACCGCCGACACCCTCGGCGGCCTCTGGGTCTACGGTGCGCCCGGCTCGCCGGCGTACCGGACGCTGCACCTCAACACCAGCCGGGGGCGCACCGAGTTCGCCGACCACCCGATGCCCGCCGACTGGCCCGACTACCCCGACCACACCCGCGTCGCCGGCTACCTCGGCGACTACGCCGACCGGTTCGGCCTGCGCGACGCGGTGCGGCTGCGGCACACCGTCGACCGGGTCACCGCCGCCGGCGACGGCTGGCGGGTGCACGCGACCGGCCCGGACGGCCCGGTGACCGTCGACGTCGAGGCGGTCGTGGTCGCCAACGGGCACAACCGGGTGCCGAACCGGCCCGCGCCCTATCCCGGCGAATGCGCCGCGCAGCAGATGCACAGCCACGACTACCGTGGACCCGAGCAGCTCGCCGGCCGCCGGGTCCTGGTGGTCGGCGGCGGCAACTCCGCCATGGACATCGCCGTCGACGCCTCGTACGCCGCCACCCGGACGTTGCTGTCGCTACGCCGGGGCGTCTGGGTGGTGCCCAAGTATCTGCTCGGCCGCCCGTCGGACACGCTCAACGGGGCGCTGGCCCGCCGGCTGCCCTGGCGGCTGCGCCAGCGGATCAGCCAGACCATGCTCACCGCCACCGTCGGCCCGCCCGCCCGCTACGGGCTGCCCGCCCCGGAGCACGGCTTCCTCCAGGACCACCCGACGCTCTCCGACACGCTGCTGTCCCGGCTCACCCACGGCGACGTGCAGGCCCGTCCCGGCATCGCCCGCTTCGCCGGCGACCGGGTCGAGTTCACCGGCGGCCGGGTCGACGAGGTGGACCTGGTGATCTGGTGCACCGGCTACCGGGTGGAGGTGCCGTTCCTCGACCCGGCGCTGCTCGGCGACGGCGCCGACCGACTGCCGCTGTACCGGCACGTGTTCCACCTGGACGCCCCCGGCCTGGCCTTCGTCGGGCTCATGCAGTCCACCGGCGCGGCGTTCCCGCTGGTCGAGGCGCAGGCCCGGCTCGTCGCCGCCCGGCTGGCCGGCACCTGGGCGCCGCCGGAACGCGACCGCCAGGCCGCCGCCTGCCGCGCCGAGCTGCGCGCCGCCACCGCCCGCTGGGGACAGCGCCGGCCGCACATGCGGGTGGACTTCGACGCGTACCTGGCCGAGCTGCGCCGGGAACTGGCCGCCGGCCGCCGGCGGGCCGGAGCGGCCCGGTGA
- a CDS encoding TetR/AcrR family transcriptional regulator, whose protein sequence is MPRRRPGRPRRDDQRPTHDLVLAAATALFAERGFDAVSVRDVAAAAGVDVATVAHHTGTKAQLYDACFARVFSAEREVLEAAGQRAAEALTAGPGQALRALHELVDVFVDFLEDRPETTALWLRRWLEPQRHAELDRRYSAPLYAQVERLLAAAAGAGALVEPAPHVTVRSLVWAVHGHVVALAARSGSAARERREFRAFVHRLLDGLYPPATP, encoded by the coding sequence ATGCCCCGCCGGCGGCCGGGCCGCCCCCGCCGCGACGACCAGCGACCGACCCACGACCTCGTGCTCGCCGCCGCGACCGCGTTGTTCGCCGAGCGCGGGTTCGACGCGGTCAGCGTCCGGGACGTGGCCGCCGCGGCCGGCGTCGACGTGGCCACGGTGGCCCACCACACCGGCACCAAGGCGCAGCTCTACGACGCCTGCTTCGCCCGGGTGTTCAGCGCCGAGCGCGAGGTCCTGGAGGCGGCCGGGCAGCGCGCGGCCGAGGCCCTGACCGCCGGCCCGGGTCAGGCGCTGCGCGCGCTGCACGAACTGGTCGACGTGTTCGTCGACTTCCTGGAGGACCGGCCGGAGACCACCGCGCTGTGGCTGCGCCGCTGGCTGGAGCCGCAGCGGCACGCGGAGCTGGACCGGCGTTACTCCGCGCCGCTGTACGCGCAGGTCGAGCGCCTGCTCGCCGCCGCGGCGGGAGCCGGGGCGCTGGTCGAGCCGGCCCCGCACGTGACCGTGCGCAGCCTGGTCTGGGCGGTGCACGGGCACGTGGTGGCGCTCGCCGCGCGCTCCGGCTCCGCAGCGCGGGAGCGGCGTGAGTTCCGGGCGTTCGTGCACCGCCTGCTCGACGGGCTCTACCCACCGGCCACCCCTTGA
- a CDS encoding MFS transporter: protein MTGLDQRRDDAVALPRGPLVGFAAGSLGMGVWVTVPGLLLLYFLTDVLAVAPWLAGLTLLLPKIADVLLHPWIGHRCDVEQARRGHRRRLLLAGCALPVAFAALFAVPGHLTGAAAAGWVAVFFVAGNLLFAAYQVPYLATPADLRIGYHERTRLMAFRMVVLTLGILVSGLLAPLLTGGDDATRAGYLKMAVVLAAGMLAAMAVGVVGIDRLRRTAAAPAAPHGAGGWRTLAASLRDRQFRALVGAYLAMSTTTHLVLAGVPYYAEYELGRPGLTTVLVAAFVAPALLVTPAWLALARRVGKQRALLAGQAAFAAGSLVLAVGRPAGLPVLVAAVAVLGVAFAGMQLLPFSMLPDVIRAAGTERAGTYTGVWTATEATGAALGPYAYALCLAAGGFVASSAGQTVTQSSAALDALRWGFGLLPAAVMVVAVLVQRRYTLDGAARAGTGH from the coding sequence ATGACCGGGCTGGACCAGCGGCGCGACGACGCCGTCGCCCTGCCACGCGGACCGCTGGTCGGGTTCGCCGCCGGCTCGCTCGGCATGGGTGTCTGGGTGACCGTGCCGGGGCTGCTGCTGCTCTACTTCCTCACCGACGTCCTCGCGGTCGCACCATGGCTGGCCGGGCTGACCCTGCTGCTGCCGAAGATCGCCGACGTGCTGCTGCACCCGTGGATCGGGCACCGCTGCGACGTCGAGCAGGCCCGCCGGGGTCACCGCCGGCGGCTGCTGCTGGCCGGCTGCGCGTTGCCGGTGGCGTTCGCCGCGCTGTTCGCCGTGCCCGGCCACCTCACCGGCGCGGCCGCCGCGGGCTGGGTGGCGGTGTTCTTCGTGGCCGGCAATCTGCTGTTCGCCGCCTACCAGGTGCCCTACCTGGCCACCCCGGCCGACCTGCGGATCGGCTACCACGAGCGGACCCGGCTGATGGCGTTCCGGATGGTGGTGCTGACCCTCGGCATCCTGGTCTCCGGGCTGCTGGCGCCGCTGCTGACCGGCGGCGACGACGCCACCCGCGCCGGTTACCTGAAGATGGCCGTGGTGCTGGCGGCCGGGATGCTCGCCGCGATGGCGGTCGGCGTGGTCGGGATCGACCGGCTGCGTCGTACCGCCGCCGCCCCGGCGGCCCCGCACGGCGCCGGCGGGTGGCGGACGCTGGCGGCCAGCCTGCGCGACCGGCAGTTCCGCGCGCTGGTCGGCGCCTACCTGGCCATGTCGACAACCACCCACCTGGTCCTGGCCGGGGTGCCCTACTACGCCGAGTACGAGCTGGGCCGCCCCGGGCTCACCACGGTGCTCGTCGCCGCGTTCGTCGCGCCGGCGCTGCTGGTCACGCCCGCCTGGCTGGCGTTGGCCCGCCGGGTCGGCAAGCAGCGCGCGCTGCTCGCCGGGCAGGCCGCGTTCGCCGCCGGGTCGCTGGTGCTGGCGGTCGGGCGGCCCGCGGGGCTGCCGGTGCTGGTCGCCGCCGTGGCGGTGCTCGGGGTGGCGTTCGCCGGCATGCAGCTGCTGCCGTTCTCCATGCTGCCCGATGTGATCCGCGCCGCCGGCACCGAGCGGGCCGGCACGTACACCGGGGTGTGGACCGCGACCGAGGCCACCGGCGCGGCGCTGGGCCCCTACGCGTACGCGTTGTGCCTGGCCGCCGGCGGGTTCGTCGCGTCCTCGGCCGGGCAGACGGTGACCCAGTCCTCGGCGGCGCTGGACGCGCTGCGCTGGGGCTTCGGTCTGCTGCCCGCCGCGGTGATGGTGGTCGCGGTGCTGGTGCAACGCCGCTACACCCTCGACGGCGCGGCCCGCGCCGGGACCGGCCACTAG